TCATCGTGCTGGGCGTGATCGCGACGCTGTGCGGCATCCTCTATGCGCGGTTCCGGGCGCTCAAATGGCTGTGAACGAGGTGATCGCACGGATTGCGCGCGGGGTGCAGGACGTCGCCGCTGCCGATTGGGATGCGTGTGCGGGGAGCGACAACCCGTTTCTCAGCCACGCGTTCCTGTCGGTGCTGGAGCGGTCGGGGTCGGTCGGCGGGCGCACGGGCTGGACGCCGCTGCCGATCATCGTCGACGATGCCGACGGCCACCCCGCGGCGATCGCGCCTGCCTACGCCAAGACGCACAGTCAGGGCGAATATGTGTTCGACCATGGCTGGGCCGACGCGTGGGAGCGGGCGGGCGGCAATTATTATCCCAAGCTCCAGGTCGCGGTGCCCTTCACCCCCGTTCCCGGCCCCCGGCTGCTGTTGCGCGAGGGCGCGGAACCCGCGCCGCTGATCGCCGCGATCGAGGCGGTGGTGGACCAGAACGGCCTGTCGTCGGCGCACGCGACCTTCGTCGATCCCGAGCAGCTGCCCGCGTTCGAGGCGGCGGGATGGCTGATCCGCGAGGGCGTCCAGTTTCACTGGGCCAATCGCGACTATGGGAGCTTCGACGACTTTCTCGCCGACCTCGCCAGCCGCAAGCGCAAGAACCTGCGCAAGGAGCGCGCCGCCGCGACCGAGGGGCTGACGATCCGCCACCTGACCGGGCCCGAGCTGACCGAGGCGCATTGGGATGCGTTCTGGACCTTCTACCAGGACACGGGCAGCCGCAAATGGGGCCGGCCCTATCTCACCCGCGCCTTCTTCTCGATGCTGGGCGAGGCGATGGCGGACAGGGTGCTGCTGATCCTCGCCGAGCGGGACGACGGGGTGCCGATCGCGGGGGCGCTCAACCTGATCGGCGGGGACGCGCTCTATGGCCGCTATTGGGGATGCAGCGAGGACGTGCCCTTCCTCCATTTCGAGCTTTGCTATTATCAGGCGATCGACGCGGCGATCGCGCGCGGGCTGGCGCGTGTCGAGGCGGGGGCGCAGGGCGAGCACAAGCTGGCTCGCGGCTATTCACCCGTCGCGACCTGGTCGGCGCACTATATCCCCGATCCCTCGTTCCGGCGCGCGGTCGCCGACTTCGTCACGCGGGAACGTGCCGCGGTCGAGCATGAGGCCGAATATCTAGGCGAGCTGACGCCGTTCAGGAAGCCCGGTTGAGGGCGTTGATCGCCTCCATCCGCGTCCGCATCTCGCGGCCATAGGGGCCCAAATCCTGCATCATCAGCCGCGGCGCGCGCTGGGCGTCGTCGACACGGAACAGCGCGCTCGACCCGTTTCGCCAGATCGGGATCAGCCCCGCCTCCAGCCGTTTGTCATAGGCGGGCGGCTGGACGATCCAGACATAGTCGTAGACGTCGCGCGGGAAGCGGACGAGGCTGACCGCGATCGGTCGCCACCATTCGCGCGCGCACTTCACGTCGGTGACGATCTGCGACGGATCGTGGTTGAACCCGCGCGCGCCTTTCATCCGGACGGTCAGGAGCTGCGCGCCCGCCATCGACCATTGGTCGTTGGCATAGGCAAGTTTGCGCTCCAGCGCGATGCCCGGAAGATGCTCCAGCCGCGACATCGTCCATTCGTGGCGGCACGTCTCACCGATGAAGGTGATGAGCTTGGCCCCCTGCGGCAGCTTGTCGAGCGCGGCGAGCTCGCGGTCATAGGCCTTGTCGTAGAGCCAGAAGCTGTAGGTGGTCGCCGCGATCCGCACGCCGAAGAAGGTGAGGCCCGCTGCCGCCATCAGCGCGGCATGGCGCATCGCGATGCCGGGCTTGGGCCGGAGCGCGAGCAGCGCGACGCCGAGCGCGAACGGCGCGAGCCGCATGTCGGCATAGGCCGAGCCGAAGACGATGCGCGGCAACAGGATATAGACCGCCACCAGGAACAGGGCTGAGATGCTGAGGTGGCGCGAATATTGGATGTTGGGATCGCGCAGCCCCTTGAGCAGCACGAGGAACAACGTGGCGAGCGTCGCCATGTCGAACAATTCCCAGCGGTCGCGAAAGATCATCGTGACCCACTGCATCTTCGCGCGCCAGTTGAACCAGTCGCCGGTCTGGCCGCCGACATGCCCGCCCGATCGCCAGGCGAGCATCAGCACCGCCGGCGGGAACAGCGACAGGCAGTGGATGCCCGCCCAGAACGGCGCCTGCCACTTGTCGCGAAGGGCCGGGTGGCGGTCCCACTGGCGGATCAGCTCGCCCGCGAACGCCAGCACGCCGAGCAGCCCCCAGCCATAGGTATGGACGATCCACAGG
This is a stretch of genomic DNA from Sphingomonas sp. Y38-1Y. It encodes these proteins:
- a CDS encoding GNAT family N-acetyltransferase, which codes for MAVNEVIARIARGVQDVAAADWDACAGSDNPFLSHAFLSVLERSGSVGGRTGWTPLPIIVDDADGHPAAIAPAYAKTHSQGEYVFDHGWADAWERAGGNYYPKLQVAVPFTPVPGPRLLLREGAEPAPLIAAIEAVVDQNGLSSAHATFVDPEQLPAFEAAGWLIREGVQFHWANRDYGSFDDFLADLASRKRKNLRKERAAATEGLTIRHLTGPELTEAHWDAFWTFYQDTGSRKWGRPYLTRAFFSMLGEAMADRVLLILAERDDGVPIAGALNLIGGDALYGRYWGCSEDVPFLHFELCYYQAIDAAIARGLARVEAGAQGEHKLARGYSPVATWSAHYIPDPSFRRAVADFVTRERAAVEHEAEYLGELTPFRKPG